One Acinetobacter pullicarnis genomic region harbors:
- the pyrE gene encoding orotate phosphoribosyltransferase produces the protein MSSPAQFNPQAFIELALSRGVLKFGEFTLKSGRVSPYFFNAGLLNDGEALSLLAQGYADKLTQCHNVEVIFGPAYKGIPFVAATAVALSHQHGMSVPWGFNRKEAKDHGEGGMLVGAAVHGKKVWIIDDVITAGTAIREVVELLKKSGATIAGVLVALDRQERGQGELSAIQEVQKELEIPVHALITMQDLMQYLDRKGAQEDLAKMQAYRIKYGI, from the coding sequence ATGTCTTCACCGGCTCAGTTTAATCCGCAAGCTTTTATTGAACTCGCACTGTCACGCGGTGTACTTAAATTTGGTGAGTTTACGTTAAAGTCGGGTCGTGTAAGTCCCTATTTCTTTAATGCCGGCTTACTCAATGATGGTGAAGCATTATCGCTATTGGCTCAGGGATATGCAGACAAATTAACACAATGTCACAATGTAGAGGTAATTTTTGGCCCAGCCTACAAAGGCATTCCCTTTGTTGCTGCAACGGCTGTGGCACTATCACATCAGCATGGCATGAGTGTTCCATGGGGCTTTAATCGCAAAGAAGCCAAAGATCATGGCGAAGGTGGCATGTTGGTCGGTGCAGCCGTTCATGGTAAAAAAGTATGGATTATTGATGATGTGATCACTGCTGGTACAGCAATTCGTGAAGTTGTTGAACTCCTCAAAAAATCAGGCGCAACAATTGCAGGTGTTTTGGTGGCATTGGATCGTCAAGAGCGCGGTCAAGGCGAGCTTTCTGCAATTCAAGAAGTACAAAAAGAACTCGAAATTCCAGTACATGCGCTTATTACCATGCAAGATTTAATGCAGTACCTTGATCGTAAAGGGGCGCAAGAAGACTTGGCGAAAATGCAGGCTTACCGTATTAAGTACGGTATTTAA
- a CDS encoding exodeoxyribonuclease III, whose amino-acid sequence MIPKSSYPSDQKILRVVSINVNGLRASVTKGLLAWLESSDADVVCMQESRITHVQWTDKFKPEGWHTHLFPAERPGYAGTAIYSRLPFISVKEGLGFELADSQGRFLEAEFDLGLDQPVHICSLYLPSGSSGDEAQARKEHFLEQYQQILKKWRDENKSVIVCGDYNIVHKRIDIKNWTGNQKSSGCLPHERAWLDHIYDDLGYVDTFREVRPEAELYSWWSNRGQARANNVGWRIDYQACSPDWKARTVNAWVYREESYSDHAPVIVDYII is encoded by the coding sequence ATGATACCAAAGAGTAGCTATCCAAGTGATCAAAAAATTCTAAGAGTCGTTTCAATTAATGTGAATGGTTTGCGCGCATCGGTCACCAAAGGCCTATTAGCGTGGTTAGAAAGCTCTGATGCCGATGTGGTGTGTATGCAGGAAAGTCGCATCACGCATGTTCAATGGACCGATAAATTTAAGCCTGAAGGTTGGCATACCCATTTATTTCCTGCCGAACGTCCTGGTTATGCCGGTACCGCAATCTATAGCCGTCTGCCCTTTATTTCAGTTAAAGAAGGCTTAGGCTTTGAACTTGCAGATTCACAGGGTCGTTTTCTTGAAGCAGAATTTGATCTTGGGCTTGACCAACCGGTGCATATTTGCTCACTGTATTTACCTTCTGGTTCATCTGGGGATGAAGCACAAGCACGCAAAGAACACTTCCTTGAGCAATATCAGCAGATCCTAAAAAAATGGCGTGATGAAAATAAATCCGTCATTGTCTGTGGTGATTACAACATCGTACATAAACGCATAGATATTAAAAACTGGACAGGCAATCAAAAATCATCAGGATGTTTGCCGCATGAACGTGCATGGCTCGATCATATCTATGATGATCTCGGCTATGTCGATACCTTTCGCGAAGTTCGCCCAGAAGCAGAATTGTATTCTTGGTGGTCGAATCGTGGGCAAGCACGTGCCAACAATGTGGGATGGCGGATTGACTATCAAGCTTGCTCACCAGACTGGAAGGCCCGCACAGTCAATGCTTGGGTGTATCGCGAAGAATCGTATAGCGATCATGCACCGGTAATTGTAGATTACATAATTTAA